The following proteins are co-located in the Manihot esculenta cultivar AM560-2 chromosome 7, M.esculenta_v8, whole genome shotgun sequence genome:
- the LOC110618821 gene encoding phytosulfokine receptor 1 encodes MNLSKFYLCSILVALCFQARMACNSNEISALNGFSNCLTSKIEAWNSFTADCCAWNGVTCDNSTSLSRRVIGLELGSKRLTGTVCESLAELEHLRILNLSNNFLHGTIPSKLFSLQNLEVLDLSKNNFAGPIPAGGDLPYVRFMDLSNNYFAGSINSTLCEISPRIQVLNLASNSFTGEVSKAFGRCSSLQHVYLNGNSLSGSFPESLLHLQDLQVLHLEDNQFSGPLDDGLDNLSKLVELDISYNIFSGNLPDVFGKLGKLEEFSARTNKFTGHMPESLVNSPSLMTLALDNNTLNGVININCSAMINLVSLYLGSNNFHGPIPETLSSCHNLSILDLSGDKLGGEVPHSFKNLQALTSLSLGNTSIGNISSALGILQKCKNLTTLILSYNFQDEQMPSDVNLQFTNLRVLFMDHCQLRGSIPLWLKDCKMLKLLILSWNLLGGNLPSWLGNFSDLFYLNLSNNLFTGEIPISLTGLQSLADRTILMDGNSTGIPLYRKTGGLGNFLRYNKLGSHPPTLDLSYNNLEGPIWPSFGNLKRIHVLRLNKNELSGQIPGDLSGMSSLEILDLSCNKLSGEIPSSLVKLSFLSKFNVAENQIYGEIPIGGQFLTFPCSSFEGNNGLYGGGVFASCQLAQHPSPPAIEPPREKMSILGLQFGIGAVTGFVLTVLFCFMSGWVIPKP; translated from the coding sequence ATGAACTTGTCAAAATTCTATTTGTGCTCTATCCTGGTAGCACTCTGTTTCCAGGCCAGGATGGCCTGCAATTCAAATGAAATATCAGCTCTGAATGGTTTCTCCAATTGTTTGACATCAAAGATTGAAGCTTGGAATAGCTTCACCGCTGATTGCTGTGCTTGGAATGGTGTCACCTGCGACAATTCCACTAGTTTAAGCAGAAGGGTCATTGGACTAGAACTTGGGAGCAAGAGACTCACTGGAACAGTCTGCGAGTCCTTGGCAGAATTGGAGCATCTCAGAATCCTGAACCTCTCCAATAATTTTCTCCACGGCACCATTCCAAGTAAATTGTTCAGTCTGCAGAACCTGGAGGTTCTTGATCTGAGCAAAAATAATTTTGCAGGTCCAATTCCAGCAGGTGGTGATTTGCCTTATGTCAGGTTTATGGACTtgtcaaataattattttgctggTTCTATCAATTCAACACTTTGTGAAATCTCCCCTCGTATTCAAGTTCTCAACCTGGCAAGCAACAGTTTCACTGGAGAAGTTTCAAAGGCTTTTGGAAGATGTAGTTCTCTTCAACATGTCTATCTTAATGGCAATAGTCTATCAGGAAGTTTTCCTGAAAGCTTATTGCACCTGCAGGATCTTCAGGTATTGCATCTTGAAGATAACCAATTTTCTGGACCACTGGATGATGGATTAGATAACCTCTCTAAACTTGTGGAGTTGGATATTTCCTACAATATCTTTTCTGGAAATCTTCCTGATGTATTTGGGAAGCTTGGAAAGCTAGAGGAATTCTCTGCACGTACAAATAAATTCACTGGCCACATGCCTGAGTCATTGGTGAATTCTCCATCGCTTATGACTCTTGCTTTGGACAATAATACTCTCAATGGTGTTATCAATATCAATTGCTCTGCCATGATTAATCTCGTTTCCCTGTATCTGGGTTCCAATAATTTCCATGGTCCAATTCCTGAAACCCTCTCCTCTTGCCACAACTTGAGTATTCTGGATCTCAGCGGAGACAAACTCGGTGGAGAGGTTCCTCACAGCTTCAAGAATCTCCAGGCCTTGACGTCGCTCTCACTTGGAAATACTAGCATTGGAAACATATCATCAGCCCTTGGGATTCTACAAAAATGCAAAAACTTGACGACTCTAATATTGAGTTACAATTTTCAGGATGAACAAATGCCCAGTGACGTGAATTTGCAGTTTACTAATCTCAGGGTACTCTTCATGGATCATTGTCAACTCAGAGGATCAATTCCACTATGGCTGAAGGATTGCAAAATGCTCAAGCTATTAATTCTGTCTTGGAATCTTTTGGGAGGAAATTTGCCATCATGGCTAGGCAATTTCAGTGATCTCTTTTACTTGAATTTGTCCAACAACTTGTTTACAGGTGAAATACCAATAAGCTTGACAGGATTACAAAGCCTAGCAGACAGGACAATCTTAATGGATGGAAATTCCACAGGCATTCCTCTATACAGGAAGACAGGGGGATTAGGCAATTTTTTGCGGTATAATAAACTTGGGAGCCATCCACCAACATTGGACCTGAGTTACAACAATCTGGAAGGACCAATCTGgccaagttttgggaacttgaaAAGAATTCATGTTTTAAGACTAAACAAGAATGAGCTTTCAGGACAAATTCCAGGTGATTTGTCTGGAATGTCAAGCTTGGAAATTTTGGATTTGTCCTGTAACAAATTATCTGGAGAAATACCCAGTTCATTGGTGAAGCTGAGTTTTCTCTCCAAATTCAATGTAGCAGAGAACCAAATTTACGGGGAAATCCCAATAGGAGGCCAGTTCTTGACCTTTCCATGTTCAAGCTTTGAGGGGAACAATGGTTTATACGGTGGTGGAGTTTTTGCTTCATGTCAGCTTGCCCAACATCCTTCTCCTCCTGCTATTGAGCCTCCCAGAGAGAAAATGTCTATTTTAGGTTTACAGTTTGGGATAGGTGCTGTAACTGGCTTTGTTCTCACTGTCCTCTTTTGCTTCATGTCTGGCTGGGTGATCCCAAAGCCATAG